CCTGAATTCCCGGCACTACGCGATGTCAGCGATTCTCTTTTATGGGCACAATTTTACTTATATACAAAAAGCCCTTCACTCCCCCATAAAGTTATCTATACAATATTCAATGTGCAAGGGAAAAATGTATATAGTGACTCAATTGTATTTGTTCCTAAAAGCAATGTGAAATCTATGATTTATTCTATAGGGCAGCCATTTACAATCGGGAAATATAATCTTGCAGTTAAAATTTTTAATAGTACAGCCTCATGTCTGACTCAGGGAACTTTTTTTATTAAAGAATCAGGACAGACTACTCTAATTGCAAGTCCGTCTCTGTTAATAAAACCTTTGAAATATATTATGGATAAGAAACTTTTTGAGAAATTGATCAGAGCACAGGATAAAGAGAAAAATAAAATCATCTCTGATTTCTGGAAGGAACGCAACCCTAACCCAGCTGCAGAAACAAATGAGCTAAGAGATGAATTCTATCGCAGAGTAAACTACGCCAATGAAAATTTTTCGCTCTACACAGGCGGCAATGACGGCTGGCACTCAGACAGAGGAAAAATCTATATTGTATACGGCGATCCTTC
Above is a genomic segment from bacterium containing:
- a CDS encoding GWxTD domain-containing protein — encoded protein: PEFPALRDVSDSLLWAQFYLYTKSPSLPHKVIYTIFNVQGKNVYSDSIVFVPKSNVKSMIYSIGQPFTIGKYNLAVKIFNSTASCLTQGTFFIKESGQTTLIASPSLLIKPLKYIMDKKLFEKLIRAQDKEKNKIISDFWKERNPNPAAETNELRDEFYRRVNYANENFSLYTGGNDGWHSDRGKIYIVYGDPSQIDRMNASRYGTSKYEIWYYSNLGKKFVFLDRYSNNNFILVSEE